A genomic stretch from Pontivivens ytuae includes:
- a CDS encoding type IV pili methyl-accepting chemotaxis transducer N-terminal domain-containing protein, translated as MAFTSISPAQTLSREDQGLLRIDLAGSQRMLSQRALRGACYTAAGLGDPAMSMRLNADIAEFKRRTSLILDGDDGIGLDPERSPIIRSDYEDRVLVPWQTFETSAVYIAARGYAEGTELHDMAERGQSILDDLDMTVSHYEEKYARGNTLGPEESRTLNVYAAQRMLSQRVANQHCLVALEVNSDAARQRLAGSFERFDTALRDMENGNVDERMLPPSRAVEPVLACMRRDVEAIRPAIMSAVSGARPTQPELALLRDASSRLLVQAQGAVTLLQNELTGLAESDTVPPCGAP; from the coding sequence GTGGCGTTTACGTCCATCTCGCCCGCCCAGACACTTAGCCGGGAAGACCAGGGTCTGCTGCGCATCGACCTCGCGGGGTCGCAGCGGATGCTGTCGCAGAGAGCCCTGCGCGGGGCGTGCTACACCGCTGCAGGCCTGGGCGACCCGGCCATGTCGATGCGCCTGAATGCAGACATCGCGGAGTTCAAGCGACGGACCAGCCTGATCCTCGACGGGGATGACGGGATCGGGCTGGATCCGGAGCGCTCTCCGATCATCCGCAGCGACTACGAGGACCGGGTGCTGGTCCCGTGGCAAACCTTCGAGACGTCGGCGGTCTACATCGCAGCGCGGGGCTACGCGGAGGGGACGGAGCTCCACGACATGGCCGAACGGGGGCAGAGCATCCTCGACGACCTCGACATGACGGTCTCCCACTACGAGGAGAAGTACGCGCGCGGCAACACGCTGGGGCCTGAGGAGTCGCGAACGCTCAACGTCTATGCCGCGCAGCGGATGCTCTCACAGCGAGTCGCCAACCAGCACTGCCTCGTTGCCCTCGAAGTTAACTCGGACGCCGCACGCCAGCGGCTCGCCGGGAGCTTCGAGCGCTTCGACACCGCGCTGCGCGACATGGAGAACGGCAATGTGGACGAGCGGATGCTGCCGCCGAGCCGCGCGGTGGAGCCGGTGCTGGCCTGCATGCGCCGTGACGTGGAGGCCATCCGGCCCGCCATAATGTCGGCCGTCAGCGGGGCACGGCCGACCCAGCCGGAGCTCGCACTTCTGCGCGATGCGAGCTCACGGCTTCTGGTGCAGGCACAGGGGGCTGTGACGCTGCTTCAGAACGAACTGACAGGGCTGGCGGAATCGGACACCGTCCCGCCCTGCGGAGCTCCCTAG